The Brevibacillus brevis genome contains a region encoding:
- a CDS encoding condensation domain-containing protein, producing the protein MNVSEVNQNRAIPQRLPANGSDRFNYMVSYLSDCQLQMVLEMDGHVNQQRLLQAMEASTVAEPIIGCRFMKDSVRPYWERRSDLASSGWCSLQLLSESDSEEKAIQDWLSSPIDIDADAMVKVRILRTSTKDIICIKLNHLCSDGAGLIEYVHLLASLYSELAKNPRYVPKSNPEGRDQSRLFKEMDIPNGGMPQAPEPQGPTLPFTPGEPAKRRHAIRRIPREEWRELAQGFKQKGFTVNDVLLAAYMRALYQQMENVPAEQIKVMVTVNVRKFLPTGKADAIYNLSGVVHASMNQAAGTFADQVKEVAGFMKNQRDNKEILHDAVNTFVFVENLEFHHTLKIIQDVRKQIVENGKSTPILSNFGMISTSQITFDDVNVAGAYIVSPAYYAPGLMLGVSTYQDCMTLNISFYESNTDVELIEKLLDTMLEEIKSYRE; encoded by the coding sequence ATGAATGTCAGTGAGGTAAATCAGAACAGGGCAATTCCACAAAGACTGCCTGCTAATGGAAGTGACAGGTTTAATTACATGGTCAGCTATCTTTCCGATTGCCAACTTCAAATGGTTTTGGAAATGGACGGACATGTGAATCAACAGCGATTGCTTCAAGCGATGGAGGCAAGCACCGTTGCTGAACCGATCATTGGCTGCCGCTTTATGAAAGATTCAGTCCGCCCCTATTGGGAGCGACGCAGCGATTTGGCGTCAAGCGGTTGGTGTTCCTTGCAACTTCTCAGTGAGTCTGATTCCGAAGAGAAAGCCATACAGGATTGGCTGTCGAGCCCAATAGACATCGATGCTGATGCGATGGTCAAAGTTCGCATACTGCGGACCTCGACCAAAGATATCATATGCATCAAATTGAATCATCTATGCAGTGATGGTGCGGGGTTGATAGAGTATGTTCACTTGTTAGCTTCGTTATATAGTGAGCTTGCCAAAAACCCTCGCTACGTTCCCAAGTCAAACCCTGAGGGCAGGGATCAGAGCCGTTTGTTCAAGGAGATGGATATCCCAAATGGCGGGATGCCGCAAGCTCCAGAACCCCAGGGACCAACGCTTCCTTTTACGCCTGGAGAACCAGCTAAAAGGAGACATGCCATTCGCAGAATACCGCGCGAAGAGTGGAGGGAGCTGGCGCAAGGATTTAAACAAAAAGGATTCACCGTAAATGATGTGTTATTGGCTGCCTACATGCGAGCTTTATATCAACAAATGGAGAATGTTCCGGCTGAGCAAATCAAAGTTATGGTGACTGTCAATGTAAGAAAATTCTTGCCCACGGGCAAGGCAGACGCCATTTACAACCTGTCTGGCGTTGTTCACGCCTCCATGAATCAAGCAGCAGGGACATTTGCAGATCAGGTGAAAGAAGTAGCCGGATTCATGAAGAATCAACGCGATAATAAAGAGATTCTGCATGATGCGGTAAACACTTTTGTCTTTGTGGAAAACTTAGAGTTTCATCACACATTGAAGATCATACAGGATGTAAGAAAACAAATTGTAGAAAATGGAAAAAGCACGCCAATACTATCAAATTTTGGTATGATTAGTACGAGCCAGATAACATTCGATGATGTGAATGTCGCAGGTGCGTATATCGTCTCTCCAGCCTATTACGCACCAGGACTGATGCTTGGAGTCAGTACGTATCAAGATTGCATGACCCTCAACATTTCCTTCTATGAATCGAATACAGACGTTGAGTTGATAGAAAAACTCCTGGATACCATGCTAGAGGAAATCAAGTCATACCGAGAGTAG
- a CDS encoding cytochrome P450 produces the protein MNKVVFPNEISGAENLQQQFEPYGWYAEMRKNSPVHYDEKQQVWNVFLYSDVERVLTDYHLFSSDTGKRIAGSLALKEKGITEMDPPDHGKRRALYTKAFSTRTLQEWEPRIQEISRHLLEEVKEKQSIRILGDLATPMPVIVIADLLGVPSSDWMLFKQWSDVLIASGTRETYEDINLKKEEIMKEMAVYLSPIIQEKRENPKKDFLSDLTQTEYKGQKLSDREIIDIAISLLLAGNVTTSTLLFSVFYCFLLDRPGVYRELRENPQLVDQAIEEVLRFRPPAQVLMRKVQEDTDMFGSLMKKGEIVMAWLGSANRDENTFAQGDQFDIHRPNSNKHLSFGKGCHLCLGAPLSRLEAKVMLTEMIKCYSDISIGGFDNDLILNVTRG, from the coding sequence ATGAATAAAGTAGTTTTCCCTAATGAAATATCGGGTGCCGAGAATCTGCAACAACAGTTTGAACCCTACGGCTGGTATGCAGAAATGAGAAAAAATAGCCCAGTCCATTACGATGAAAAGCAACAGGTTTGGAATGTATTTCTGTATTCGGATGTAGAGCGAGTGCTGACCGATTATCACCTTTTTTCAAGCGATACAGGCAAACGAATCGCTGGTTCCCTCGCATTGAAAGAAAAGGGCATCACAGAGATGGACCCGCCTGATCACGGAAAAAGGAGAGCGCTCTATACAAAGGCATTCTCAACCAGAACACTCCAGGAGTGGGAGCCGCGTATTCAAGAAATTTCACGGCATTTGCTAGAGGAAGTAAAAGAAAAGCAAAGCATCAGAATTTTAGGTGATCTCGCAACCCCGATGCCGGTGATTGTCATAGCCGATTTGCTTGGTGTACCGTCCAGTGATTGGATGCTGTTCAAGCAATGGTCCGATGTTCTCATCGCTTCCGGGACCCGTGAAACGTATGAGGATATTAACCTCAAAAAGGAAGAAATTATGAAGGAAATGGCCGTTTATCTCTCTCCTATTATTCAAGAAAAAAGAGAGAACCCGAAAAAAGATTTCCTTTCCGATTTAACGCAAACAGAATATAAAGGCCAAAAACTATCTGACCGCGAGATTATTGATATTGCAATCAGCTTGCTGCTTGCCGGCAATGTAACGACAAGTACGCTCTTGTTCAGTGTTTTCTACTGCTTTTTACTGGATCGACCAGGCGTATATCGTGAATTAAGAGAGAATCCGCAGCTGGTAGATCAAGCGATCGAGGAAGTATTGCGCTTCCGTCCGCCAGCACAGGTCTTGATGCGCAAGGTTCAAGAAGATACGGATATGTTCGGAAGTCTGATGAAAAAAGGCGAAATCGTCATGGCATGGCTCGGTTCTGCCAATCGTGATGAAAATACCTTTGCACAGGGAGATCAATTCGATATCCATCGACCGAATAGCAATAAGCATTTGTCATTTGGAAAAGGCTGCCACTTATGCCTGGGCGCACCATTATCCAGACTGGAAGCAAAGGTAATGCTAACAGAAATGATTAAGTGCTATTCTGACATCTCAATCGGTGGATTTGATAACGATCTGATCCTCAATGTAACGAGAGGCTAA
- the asnB gene encoding asparagine synthase (glutamine-hydrolyzing): MCGIVGWLDWDDDLSSQHAILQKMAQAIQHRGPDEEGYWLSPRAAIAHRRLIVIDPEGGKQPMIYREGDQTCVLSFNGEIYNYLELRRQLEMLGHSFQTNSDTEVLLHAFLEWREECVRHLNGIFAFAIWDEKNHRLFLARDHLGVKPLFYCQRGSSFLFGSELKALLAHPKVKPEVEADGLADIIGLGPARTPGFGIFRNVNEVRAGHCVTVTKDQIRTRPYWKLESKAHTDDMDTTTERIRALLQDTVQRQLISDLPLVSMLSGGLDSSGLVALAAEELRKKGKTLQTYSVDFVDNDQHFEEGLLHISLDAPWAKSVSEHVQTKHQEITFNAQDLISHFHMPLRARDLPGLGETDTSLYLFCREMKKKATVSLSGESADEVFNGYPWFQKEKFLNSGKFPWMEHDGWSSFLNEEAIEKIRPQEYLRRRYEEGIAEVHPLEGETVLEAQQRKMSYLFITRFLPLLLDRKDRMSMYTGFEVRVPYCDYRLVEYLWNVPWKVKNIDQIEKGLLRRAYKGYLPHEVLYRNKSAYPMTYHPEYYHAILDHMKQILANPNAPLVPLINKSVIQFVLDGKAPMNLAQSTKLIEYLVQINMWLEEYKISIR; encoded by the coding sequence ATGTGTGGAATCGTGGGATGGCTTGATTGGGATGACGATTTGTCATCCCAGCATGCTATTTTGCAGAAAATGGCTCAAGCGATCCAACATCGCGGGCCAGACGAAGAAGGATATTGGTTGTCTCCCCGGGCAGCGATTGCGCATCGGCGCCTGATCGTAATCGACCCGGAAGGCGGCAAACAGCCAATGATCTACCGAGAAGGAGATCAGACGTGTGTCTTATCGTTTAACGGCGAAATCTACAATTATTTGGAACTGCGCCGCCAGTTAGAGATGCTTGGACATTCCTTTCAAACCAACTCTGACACAGAAGTATTACTGCACGCTTTTTTGGAATGGAGAGAGGAATGTGTCCGCCATCTCAATGGAATTTTTGCATTCGCCATTTGGGACGAAAAAAATCATCGATTGTTTTTAGCGCGTGACCACTTAGGTGTAAAACCATTGTTTTATTGTCAACGAGGGAGCTCGTTCTTGTTCGGCTCCGAACTGAAAGCCTTGCTTGCCCATCCAAAAGTGAAGCCTGAAGTAGAAGCGGATGGGTTAGCAGATATTATCGGACTCGGTCCGGCGAGAACGCCTGGATTTGGCATTTTCCGCAATGTAAATGAGGTTCGAGCTGGACATTGTGTAACAGTCACGAAGGATCAAATCAGGACAAGGCCATACTGGAAACTGGAAAGTAAAGCGCATACCGATGATATGGATACAACGACAGAAAGGATACGCGCTCTGTTACAAGACACGGTACAACGTCAGTTAATCTCTGACTTGCCATTGGTGAGTATGCTGTCTGGCGGCTTGGACTCTAGTGGCTTGGTGGCTTTAGCCGCTGAAGAGCTTCGTAAAAAAGGGAAGACGCTGCAAACCTATTCGGTTGATTTTGTTGACAATGATCAGCATTTTGAAGAAGGATTACTGCACATTAGCTTGGATGCGCCATGGGCGAAATCAGTTTCAGAGCATGTACAAACGAAGCATCAAGAGATTACCTTCAACGCCCAAGATTTGATTTCTCATTTTCATATGCCGTTGAGAGCACGTGATCTCCCGGGATTAGGGGAGACGGATACCTCGCTCTATTTGTTCTGCCGGGAAATGAAGAAAAAAGCGACCGTTTCGCTATCAGGTGAATCGGCAGACGAAGTATTTAATGGGTATCCTTGGTTTCAGAAAGAGAAATTCTTGAATTCAGGCAAATTTCCTTGGATGGAGCATGACGGGTGGAGTTCATTTTTAAATGAAGAAGCCATCGAAAAGATTCGCCCACAAGAATATCTTCGCAGGCGGTATGAAGAAGGGATTGCAGAGGTACACCCTTTGGAAGGGGAGACAGTTTTGGAAGCTCAACAGCGCAAAATGTCGTACCTCTTTATCACACGCTTTCTTCCATTGCTATTGGATCGCAAGGATCGAATGAGCATGTATACGGGGTTTGAAGTGCGTGTTCCGTATTGTGATTACCGTCTGGTTGAATATTTATGGAATGTTCCATGGAAAGTAAAAAATATTGATCAAATCGAAAAAGGCTTGCTTCGCAGAGCGTACAAAGGATATTTGCCGCATGAAGTATTGTACCGCAACAAAAGCGCATATCCGATGACCTATCATCCGGAGTATTACCATGCGATTTTGGACCATATGAAACAAATTTTAGCGAATCCGAATGCGCCTCTAGTACCATTGATTAATAAGTCTGTGATCCAATTTGTGCTGGATGGCAAAGCACCTATGAATCTCGCTCAATCAACGAAGCTGATCGAATACCTCGTTCAGATAAATATGTGGTTAGAGGAATACAAGATTTCCATTCGATAG
- a CDS encoding non-ribosomal peptide synthetase, whose protein sequence is MINDKESSKSRDEILAESRSKLSEKKLALLEKLKGSKLETKKTGIPRRSREGFVPLSFAQQRLWFLDQLVPNSPAYNVVAAFHLSGELHTNIMQRCVNEIVKRHEALRTTFQVANGEPYQLIAPALQIPFPIVDLTGHPEAEREDEFRRLAKEESTYVFDLTKGPLLRVTLFKLGEDLNILLLNVHHIIIDGWSVGVFFREMVLLYQAYLADKPSPLPELPIQYADFSIWQREWLQGEVLEKQLSYWRETLGKESSALELPVDRTRPPIQTFQGGSLKLQIPSSLSHAIKALSEQENATLYMVMITALKILLHRYSGQNDIRVGVPVANRNRVEMENLVGFFVNTLVLKTDVSGNRSFRELLSRVRETANSAYRHQDVPFERLVDELQPERNMSQNPLFEVCFVLQNFPMPKKSDMSALGFSLVKFEEFRNNTSKFDLWIQVVEKGDILDLDVEFNSDIFNESTISRMLESFTIVLAGIVANPDKPISDLPILTAAEEQKLLVEWNDTKTYYPQQDMCLHQIIEAQAAKTPDAPAVIFEEEQLTYRELDQRSNQLANYLRKMGVRAETLVGIYMERSFEMVIGLLGILKAGGAYVPLDPSYPQDRVAFMITDANPSFLLTAVGLKNTLPEYGGQLICLDSDWETISIESRVAPASGVNSDNLAYMIYTSGSTGKPKGAMNVHRGIVNRLLWMQEQYQLNETDRVMQKTPFSFDVSVWEFFWPLMTGACMVVARPEGHKDTTYLARLIKKEKITTMHFVPSMLQVFLEETEINGCDTLRRVICSGEALSYSTQERFFECLDAELHNLYGPTEAAIDVTYWACQKGSKLRSVPIGRPVANTQIYLLDEHLNPVPVGVAGELHIGGVQLARGYYNRPELTEEKFIPDPFSKIEGARLYKTGDLARYMPDGTIEYLGRIDFMVKLRGFRIELGEIEAVLDEHPHVQKSAVIVHESEQRPGHKQLVSYIVPDSQSKEKLKKATEEALPAEQVSEWQDVFDKAYDDENKYEADFNITSWNSSYTGQPLFAEEMREWVNSTVDRILALQPKKVLEIGCGTGLLLSRIAPHCEQYWGTDFSSMALDYITEKLINQREDLSNVTLRKSYADDFSGLKGQKFDVIVLNSVVQYFPDATYLLDVLKKAIHALNDKGAIFVGDVRNLSLLQTFLTEVEMEKSPATLTADQLQRRVQKRMRQEQELVIDPAFFYALQAQLHQISHVEIKLKRGSHHNELTRYRYDVVLHLGKKVQTIEDFSWLDWQEEGFQNIEGLRQIMTKYKPQILGLTNIPNLRLDKANRYQSLLADRDVLKTKTVEELRTDQNHAGTGIDPEELWKLGAELRYSVDITWMGDRQDGNYEAVLRSEHLLEKRQRNTVVTAWHRPAKNYQPIETYANDPLTDRVARQFIPELRSYLRDKLPDYMVPSIFEFIKEMPVNMNGKLDRKALPTPLMEVPEMEGDFVPPTTETEKILADVWAEILGLDKVGIHNNFFGLGGDSIHTIRVVARAKQLGLEMTPQQIFQFQTIADLAEVVGGVSTQSAKRTATAVELPTLDKHLLDRIKADNPYMEDVYPLTIMQENMLYRYKHHPEPGLNVVHHAFRIEGGPFHVSAFEQAWQHLIQQFPALRTSFITEELDEPMQIVHEKVDIHIKQEDWRGIPEENQHEQLQSYIQKLRQQGFVMGQAPHAHLALLQVGEDVYYFIYVFNLMLQDGWSYTLIVKRLFEYYQAFSQGKAIDIVPVYPYRDYVALQKQQDLANAELFWKKNLKGMTSSTLEWAQASRKNISAEEPPYSQERFIVSPEVSSALLSLSKKYHLTPYTLVQGAWALLLHHYSGKEDVVFGTIFSGRSIAMMEVEHSVGLFFNILPIRVSIEQNMRFLSWLQNMQSKVVETSQYEYTPLKKIYEWCDIPRDRLLFDSYLVSEQLPDFSSVFRGFNDVLGATIYDSIAQTEHPLRVEILFYEQVLVLHINYYRRFFNDKEISSMLQHLNTLLEGLVANPEQKVSELVNAITYHPQH, encoded by the coding sequence ATGATCAACGATAAGGAATCATCTAAATCAAGAGATGAGATACTTGCCGAGAGCAGATCGAAGCTTTCCGAGAAGAAACTGGCATTGCTGGAGAAACTGAAAGGCTCAAAATTGGAGACGAAAAAGACTGGTATTCCGCGGCGTTCAAGAGAGGGCTTCGTGCCCCTCTCTTTTGCCCAGCAGAGATTATGGTTCTTAGACCAATTGGTACCAAACAGTCCAGCCTATAATGTGGTTGCCGCCTTCCATCTATCGGGTGAGCTTCACACAAACATCATGCAGCGGTGCGTTAATGAGATAGTGAAGCGCCATGAAGCCCTGCGAACCACCTTTCAAGTCGCGAACGGAGAGCCGTATCAGCTCATTGCTCCTGCCTTGCAAATTCCTTTTCCCATTGTCGATCTTACAGGCCATCCGGAGGCGGAGAGGGAAGATGAGTTTCGCCGACTCGCGAAAGAGGAAAGCACGTATGTGTTCGATCTAACCAAGGGACCCTTGCTGCGTGTTACTTTATTCAAACTCGGCGAGGATTTGAATATTCTGCTGTTGAACGTTCACCATATCATCATCGATGGATGGTCAGTCGGAGTTTTCTTTAGAGAAATGGTTCTGCTTTATCAGGCCTATCTCGCGGACAAGCCGTCACCATTGCCTGAGCTTCCGATCCAGTATGCTGATTTTTCCATTTGGCAACGGGAGTGGCTTCAAGGTGAAGTGCTTGAGAAACAGCTTTCTTACTGGAGAGAAACCCTTGGAAAAGAAAGCAGTGCGTTAGAGCTGCCAGTAGACCGTACACGACCTCCCATCCAAACGTTTCAAGGAGGGAGCCTAAAACTACAAATTCCCTCTTCCCTTTCTCATGCCATAAAAGCGCTGAGCGAGCAAGAAAACGCCACCCTGTATATGGTGATGATCACCGCATTAAAGATATTGCTGCATCGTTACAGCGGGCAAAATGATATCCGGGTGGGAGTGCCTGTAGCGAACCGCAACCGAGTGGAAATGGAGAATTTGGTCGGCTTTTTTGTAAACACGTTGGTCCTCAAAACAGATGTTTCCGGCAATCGAAGCTTTAGAGAGCTGCTGTCACGTGTGAGAGAAACGGCGAACAGCGCATACAGGCATCAAGACGTACCGTTTGAACGATTGGTGGATGAATTGCAGCCTGAACGTAATATGAGTCAAAACCCACTGTTTGAAGTCTGCTTTGTGTTGCAGAACTTCCCTATGCCGAAAAAATCGGACATGTCTGCATTGGGCTTTTCCTTGGTCAAATTTGAAGAGTTCCGTAACAACACATCCAAGTTTGACCTCTGGATTCAGGTTGTAGAAAAAGGAGATATCCTTGACCTAGACGTTGAGTTCAATTCCGATATTTTTAATGAATCGACAATCAGTCGTATGTTAGAAAGTTTTACAATCGTGCTGGCAGGGATTGTCGCGAATCCGGACAAGCCGATTTCAGATCTGCCGATTTTGACCGCTGCTGAAGAGCAAAAGCTGTTAGTTGAATGGAACGATACGAAGACGTACTACCCACAGCAAGATATGTGCCTTCATCAAATTATTGAAGCGCAGGCTGCCAAAACACCAGATGCCCCAGCCGTTATTTTTGAAGAGGAGCAACTCACTTACCGTGAATTGGATCAACGGTCGAATCAACTGGCTAATTATCTCCGGAAAATGGGTGTAAGAGCGGAAACGCTTGTGGGCATTTATATGGAGCGCTCCTTTGAGATGGTCATCGGCCTGTTAGGTATCCTCAAAGCAGGCGGCGCCTACGTTCCCCTAGACCCAAGCTATCCGCAAGATCGGGTCGCCTTTATGATCACGGATGCGAATCCTTCTTTCCTCTTGACTGCGGTAGGGCTGAAGAACACGCTCCCTGAATACGGTGGCCAACTCATTTGCCTCGATTCAGATTGGGAGACAATCAGCATAGAGAGCCGTGTGGCACCTGCAAGTGGAGTCAACAGCGACAATTTGGCGTACATGATTTACACCTCAGGCTCTACTGGCAAGCCAAAAGGTGCGATGAATGTTCATCGCGGTATCGTCAACCGACTTTTATGGATGCAGGAACAATATCAGCTGAATGAAACCGATCGAGTGATGCAAAAGACGCCTTTCAGCTTTGATGTGTCGGTTTGGGAATTTTTCTGGCCGTTAATGACGGGGGCCTGCATGGTAGTAGCTCGTCCAGAAGGTCATAAAGATACGACTTATCTGGCACGCCTGATCAAAAAAGAGAAAATCACCACCATGCACTTTGTTCCTTCGATGCTTCAAGTATTCCTGGAGGAGACGGAAATTAACGGCTGCGATACGCTACGACGAGTCATTTGCAGTGGGGAAGCCTTATCGTATTCAACACAGGAGCGCTTTTTCGAGTGTCTCGATGCGGAATTGCACAACCTGTATGGTCCTACAGAAGCGGCGATTGATGTCACGTACTGGGCGTGTCAAAAAGGAAGCAAGCTTAGATCTGTGCCGATTGGACGCCCTGTGGCAAACACCCAAATCTATCTGTTAGACGAGCATCTGAATCCTGTTCCCGTGGGTGTTGCCGGCGAGCTGCACATCGGTGGTGTACAACTGGCTCGCGGATACTATAACCGACCTGAGCTGACAGAAGAGAAATTCATCCCTGATCCGTTCAGCAAAATAGAGGGAGCGCGCCTTTATAAAACAGGGGACTTGGCACGTTACATGCCGGATGGAACAATCGAGTATCTGGGCCGAATTGATTTTATGGTCAAACTAAGAGGGTTCCGTATCGAGCTGGGTGAGATTGAAGCTGTATTAGATGAACATCCACATGTACAAAAATCGGCTGTGATCGTTCATGAATCCGAGCAGAGGCCAGGGCATAAGCAGTTGGTATCTTATATCGTGCCCGATTCACAGTCCAAGGAAAAACTGAAAAAGGCAACAGAAGAAGCACTTCCTGCGGAACAGGTATCTGAATGGCAGGATGTCTTTGATAAAGCCTATGATGATGAAAATAAATATGAGGCCGATTTCAACATTACCAGCTGGAACAGCAGTTATACGGGTCAGCCTCTTTTCGCGGAAGAAATGCGTGAATGGGTCAATTCGACGGTGGATCGTATCCTTGCCTTGCAGCCGAAAAAGGTACTCGAAATCGGGTGCGGTACAGGGCTGTTACTATCTCGAATTGCGCCTCATTGTGAACAATATTGGGGAACGGATTTTTCGTCGATGGCGTTGGATTATATTACGGAGAAACTGATCAACCAAAGAGAGGATTTATCCAATGTAACACTGCGTAAGAGCTATGCGGATGATTTTAGTGGACTAAAGGGACAGAAGTTCGATGTGATCGTGCTCAACTCTGTGGTGCAGTATTTCCCGGATGCGACCTACCTGCTGGATGTGCTGAAAAAGGCCATACACGCCTTGAATGACAAAGGAGCAATCTTTGTCGGGGATGTTCGTAATCTTTCTTTACTGCAAACCTTCCTTACTGAGGTTGAGATGGAAAAGTCACCGGCTACGCTGACCGCCGATCAATTGCAGCGTCGCGTACAGAAGCGAATGAGACAAGAGCAGGAGCTGGTTATCGATCCTGCATTTTTCTATGCACTTCAAGCGCAGCTGCATCAAATCAGCCATGTAGAAATCAAGTTGAAGCGTGGAAGTCATCATAACGAATTAACCCGATATCGCTATGACGTGGTTCTTCATCTCGGCAAAAAAGTGCAGACGATTGAGGATTTTTCATGGCTGGATTGGCAGGAGGAGGGCTTCCAAAATATTGAGGGACTTCGTCAAATCATGACCAAGTATAAACCGCAAATCTTAGGGCTTACGAATATCCCTAATTTGCGGTTGGACAAGGCGAATCGATACCAGTCGTTGCTTGCTGACAGAGATGTTCTCAAAACCAAAACCGTGGAAGAACTGAGAACAGATCAGAACCATGCAGGCACTGGAATAGACCCGGAGGAGCTTTGGAAGTTGGGTGCTGAGCTTCGATACAGCGTGGATATCACTTGGATGGGTGATAGACAGGATGGCAACTATGAAGCTGTGCTCCGATCTGAGCATTTACTAGAAAAAAGACAGCGTAACACAGTGGTCACCGCGTGGCACCGTCCAGCGAAAAACTACCAGCCGATTGAAACGTATGCGAACGATCCTTTGACAGATAGAGTTGCTCGCCAGTTCATTCCAGAGCTGCGCAGTTATTTGCGGGATAAGCTGCCAGATTACATGGTTCCGTCTATCTTTGAGTTTATCAAGGAAATGCCAGTGAACATGAATGGAAAATTGGATCGAAAAGCGCTTCCTACGCCGCTTATGGAAGTGCCAGAGATGGAAGGAGATTTTGTACCGCCAACGACGGAGACGGAAAAAATTCTTGCCGATGTCTGGGCTGAGATATTGGGCTTGGATAAGGTTGGCATACATAATAACTTCTTCGGATTGGGCGGCGACTCCATTCATACTATTCGAGTGGTTGCGAGGGCAAAACAACTCGGTTTGGAAATGACTCCTCAGCAAATTTTCCAATTCCAGACCATCGCTGATCTGGCAGAGGTTGTAGGTGGGGTTTCCACCCAAAGTGCGAAGCGAACGGCAACAGCAGTAGAGTTACCAACTCTTGATAAGCATCTGCTGGATCGGATAAAAGCAGACAACCCATACATGGAGGATGTTTATCCGCTGACGATCATGCAAGAGAATATGCTTTATCGATACAAACATCATCCAGAGCCTGGTTTGAATGTGGTTCATCATGCTTTTCGCATCGAGGGTGGCCCTTTCCATGTATCTGCTTTTGAGCAAGCATGGCAGCATCTCATCCAACAATTCCCTGCCTTGCGAACATCCTTCATCACGGAAGAGCTGGATGAACCGATGCAGATCGTGCATGAGAAAGTGGATATCCACATCAAACAGGAAGATTGGCGTGGCATTCCGGAAGAAAATCAACATGAACAATTGCAATCCTATATTCAAAAGCTTAGACAACAAGGATTTGTGATGGGCCAAGCACCCCATGCGCATCTTGCTCTGCTTCAAGTAGGAGAGGATGTGTACTACTTTATTTATGTCTTCAACCTGATGTTGCAGGATGGCTGGAGCTATACGTTGATCGTTAAGAGACTATTCGAATATTATCAAGCGTTTTCCCAAGGGAAGGCAATTGATATTGTGCCTGTATATCCTTATCGGGATTATGTTGCGCTACAAAAACAGCAGGACTTAGCGAATGCTGAGTTGTTTTGGAAGAAAAATCTGAAAGGAATGACCAGCTCCACTCTTGAATGGGCGCAAGCGAGCCGGAAGAATATTTCTGCCGAGGAGCCTCCCTATTCTCAAGAAAGGTTCATCGTATCGCCAGAAGTCTCCTCGGCGCTGTTATCTTTGTCGAAGAAGTATCATCTGACGCCATATACATTGGTACAAGGGGCTTGGGCATTGCTGCTCCATCATTACAGCGGCAAGGAAGACGTTGTATTTGGTACGATCTTCTCTGGCCGCAGCATAGCGATGATGGAGGTCGAACATTCTGTCGGGCTTTTCTTCAATATTCTGCCCATTCGCGTGAGCATCGAGCAAAACATGAGGTTCTTGTCTTGGCTCCAAAACATGCAGTCCAAGGTAGTAGAGACGAGTCAGTACGAATACACACCGCTGAAAAAAATATACGAGTGGTGCGATATCCCACGAGATCGGCTTTTATTTGACAGTTATCTGGTCAGCGAACAGCTCCCTGATTTCTCTTCCGTGTTTAGAGGATTTAATGATGTCCTCGGCGCTACCATCTATGATTCTATCGCGCAGACGGAGCATCCATTACGAGTGGAAATCCTTTTCTATGAACAAGTGCTGGTTCTGCATATCAACTACTATCGACGTTTTTTCAACGATAAGGAGATTAGCAGTATGCTGCAGCACTTGAACACTCTTTTAGAAGGATTGGTAGCGAATCCAGAGCAAAAGGTAAGCGAGTTAGTCAATGCGATAACGTATCATCCTCAACACTAA
- a CDS encoding ABA4-like family protein, with protein MVQVGDVSSSFIVFLPLLLFLFLNIINIVISIWVYRDARRRGNSKEFSIIGLVACLFFPIIGLIVYLVIRKDKF; from the coding sequence TTGGTTCAGGTAGGCGATGTTTCCTCTAGCTTTATTGTATTTCTCCCGTTACTGCTATTTTTATTTTTGAATATTATTAACATTGTCATCAGTATTTGGGTATACCGCGATGCAAGGAGACGAGGGAATAGCAAGGAATTCTCAATCATCGGGCTTGTTGCTTGCTTGTTTTTTCCGATTATTGGGTTGATTGTTTATTTGGTGATTCGGAAAGATAAGTTTTGA